Proteins encoded together in one Terriglobus saanensis SP1PR4 window:
- the uvrA gene encoding excinuclease ABC subunit UvrA, with translation MIAGANDKIVIRGARTHNLKGVDVDIPHGAMTVVSGVSGSGKSSLAFDTVYAEGQRRYVESLSAYARQFLERIEKPDVDFMDGLAPAIAIKQKNQTRNPRSTVATATEIYDYMRLLFARCGTVTCLHCGGIVKRDTVDEIATSVISLGEGTRLYALFPIVRAEIKIEPMQEFALPPEETKPAKKKAATKKSTKAAALPDISDVLKERLAELRKRGYNRLFQNGKIVEFSTPESLLELDFNEPIFVLIDRLAVSAEVRSRIVDAIETGYRESGEVQFLTVPREDAKPKRIRFSAAFECMNCHRAYREPEPRLFSFNNPFGACPRCQGFGNTIDFDPNLIIPNTARTLDDGAIDPWVKPKYRPMHSEMKRFAKEKKIPVNVPWFDLTPAQQEMLWEGEGGFSGIRGFFNLLERKKYKLHVRVFLSKYRGYAPCPECRGQRLRAEARAVLLENKNICEVGALTITAARAFFDSLQLSPSQAEIAGKILEEVRQRTGFLEEVGLEYLTLDRLSSTLSGGESQRIQLASSLGSKLVGALYVLDEPSIGLHSRDTAKLVRILHSLRDLGNTILVVEHDPDVLRAADRLLDLGPGAGELGGKLLAEGTVEEVSNNPNSITGRYLSGRTSIPIPRDRREPSREMLKLKGARANNLRGVDMEIPLGMLVAVTGVSGSGKSTIVHQVLYRGLMQALGQSEGGDTANLYRELTGTHFLRDVVLVDQSPIGRTPRSNPVTYIKAFDAIRELFAQQPDARRKSYTAGSFSFNVPGGRCDVCEGDGTVTVEMQFLADVELPCEECNATRYKTGILEVKYKNKNIYDVLNMTVQDALHYFAGHPKIVDRLQVLDEVGLGYVRLGQSATTLSGGEAQRVKLAAHLATIRAASTTRGVPTKVASRVLYILDEPTTGLHFEDVGKLLTAFKKLIDGGGSLLVIEHNMDIIKSADWVIDMGPEGGAAGGMVVGVGTPEEIARIPESYTGQWLALALEGKV, from the coding sequence ATGATCGCAGGAGCAAACGACAAGATTGTCATCCGTGGAGCACGCACGCATAACCTGAAGGGCGTGGACGTCGACATTCCACACGGTGCGATGACGGTCGTTAGCGGCGTCTCGGGCTCCGGCAAAAGCTCGCTCGCCTTTGACACGGTCTATGCGGAAGGACAGCGACGCTACGTCGAATCGCTCTCTGCGTATGCGCGGCAGTTTCTTGAACGTATCGAAAAGCCGGATGTCGATTTCATGGACGGGCTTGCCCCGGCCATCGCCATCAAGCAGAAAAATCAGACGCGCAATCCGCGATCCACCGTCGCCACCGCAACGGAGATCTACGATTACATGCGGCTGCTCTTTGCGCGCTGCGGCACGGTCACCTGCCTGCACTGCGGCGGCATCGTGAAGCGCGACACGGTGGATGAGATTGCCACCTCTGTCATCTCTCTCGGCGAAGGCACGCGCCTTTACGCTCTCTTCCCCATCGTGCGCGCCGAGATCAAGATCGAGCCGATGCAGGAGTTTGCACTTCCTCCAGAAGAGACGAAGCCCGCGAAGAAGAAGGCAGCCACAAAGAAAAGCACCAAGGCTGCAGCGTTACCGGACATCAGCGATGTACTGAAAGAACGTCTGGCGGAGTTGCGCAAGCGTGGTTATAACCGCCTCTTCCAGAATGGAAAGATCGTTGAGTTCTCCACTCCGGAGAGCCTGCTCGAACTTGATTTCAACGAGCCCATCTTTGTCCTGATCGACCGACTTGCAGTCTCGGCTGAAGTGCGCTCACGCATCGTCGATGCCATCGAGACCGGTTATCGCGAGTCGGGTGAAGTCCAGTTTCTTACGGTTCCGCGCGAGGACGCCAAACCAAAGCGAATCCGATTCTCTGCTGCATTTGAGTGTATGAATTGCCACCGCGCCTACCGCGAACCGGAGCCACGCCTATTTAGCTTCAACAACCCCTTTGGCGCATGCCCACGCTGCCAGGGCTTTGGGAATACGATCGACTTCGATCCGAACCTGATCATTCCGAACACTGCACGAACGCTGGACGACGGCGCCATCGATCCATGGGTCAAGCCAAAGTATCGCCCCATGCACAGCGAGATGAAGCGCTTCGCCAAAGAGAAGAAGATCCCCGTGAACGTGCCGTGGTTCGATCTGACTCCGGCGCAGCAGGAGATGCTCTGGGAGGGCGAAGGTGGATTCTCCGGTATTCGTGGCTTCTTCAATCTCCTGGAGCGCAAAAAGTACAAGCTGCATGTCCGCGTCTTTCTTTCGAAGTATCGCGGCTATGCGCCGTGCCCGGAGTGCAGGGGGCAGCGTCTTCGTGCGGAGGCTCGCGCTGTTCTTTTAGAGAACAAGAACATCTGCGAGGTTGGCGCGCTTACGATTACAGCCGCACGCGCCTTCTTTGACAGTCTGCAACTCTCGCCTTCCCAGGCGGAGATCGCTGGCAAGATCCTTGAAGAGGTGCGTCAGCGCACAGGCTTCCTCGAAGAGGTGGGCCTGGAGTACCTGACGCTCGACCGCCTCAGTTCCACGCTCTCCGGCGGAGAGTCGCAGCGCATCCAACTTGCTTCGTCGCTTGGGTCAAAGCTCGTCGGCGCACTTTACGTACTCGATGAGCCATCCATTGGCCTGCACTCGCGCGATACGGCAAAGCTGGTGCGTATTCTGCATTCTCTCCGTGATCTGGGCAACACGATCCTCGTTGTAGAGCATGACCCCGATGTGTTGCGTGCTGCAGACCGTCTGCTGGATCTCGGGCCGGGCGCGGGCGAACTGGGTGGAAAGCTGCTTGCCGAAGGAACGGTCGAAGAGGTCAGCAATAACCCCAACTCCATCACCGGACGCTATCTCTCCGGAAGAACCAGCATTCCGATCCCGCGCGATCGCCGCGAGCCATCCCGTGAGATGCTGAAGCTCAAGGGTGCGCGCGCCAACAATCTTCGCGGCGTCGATATGGAGATCCCCCTCGGCATGCTCGTCGCCGTTACCGGCGTCTCCGGCTCGGGCAAATCCACGATCGTGCACCAGGTGCTCTACCGTGGCCTGATGCAGGCACTCGGCCAGAGCGAAGGTGGAGATACGGCGAACCTTTACCGCGAACTTACCGGCACGCACTTCCTTCGCGATGTCGTTCTGGTGGATCAATCGCCTATCGGACGCACACCGCGGTCGAACCCCGTGACGTACATCAAGGCCTTTGATGCCATCCGTGAACTCTTTGCGCAACAACCAGACGCGCGCCGAAAGAGCTACACGGCAGGCAGCTTCAGCTTCAACGTTCCTGGTGGCCGTTGCGACGTCTGCGAAGGCGACGGCACAGTTACAGTCGAGATGCAGTTCCTTGCGGACGTCGAACTTCCCTGCGAAGAGTGCAACGCCACGCGGTATAAAACCGGCATCCTCGAAGTGAAGTACAAGAACAAGAACATCTATGACGTCCTGAATATGACGGTGCAGGACGCGCTTCATTACTTCGCCGGACATCCGAAGATCGTAGACCGCCTGCAAGTCCTTGACGAGGTCGGCCTGGGCTATGTGCGTCTCGGGCAGTCCGCGACCACGCTCTCCGGTGGAGAGGCGCAGCGTGTCAAGCTGGCCGCGCACCTTGCGACGATTCGCGCAGCGTCAACTACGCGCGGTGTTCCTACCAAGGTCGCCAGCCGGGTGCTCTACATCCTGGACGAACCGACCACCGGTCTCCACTTTGAGGACGTCGGCAAACTGCTGACGGCGTTCAAAAAGCTCATCGATGGTGGCGGCTCTCTTCTTGTTATCGAGCACAACATGGACATTATCAAGTCTGCGGATTGGGTCATCGACATGGGGCCCGAGGGCGGCGCGGCGGGCGGTATGGTCGTCGGCGTTGGAACACCCGAGGAGATCGCCCGCATTCCGGAGTCGTATACCGGACAATGGCTCGCACTCGCCCTGGAAGGAAAAGTTTGA
- the lspA gene encoding signal peptidase II: MHLVVDNTKRRDARGWLLLIAAIAIVLDRISKLWVAAHLQLGAAITVIPHVFRITHVLNTGAAFSMFGDAASPLLVRWGLIVFSAIASAVVLVMIWRMGRDWSPASLGLALILGGALGNLYDRIWLHYVIDFLEVTIVHYHWPDFNVADSCICIGATLLMIEILWPRPTATSEAA; this comes from the coding sequence ATGCATCTTGTCGTAGACAACACAAAGCGGCGCGACGCGCGCGGCTGGCTACTCCTTATCGCTGCCATTGCGATTGTGCTGGATCGCATCTCGAAACTCTGGGTTGCAGCACACCTTCAACTCGGCGCTGCAATCACGGTGATCCCGCACGTCTTTCGTATTACCCACGTGCTGAATACAGGTGCGGCGTTCAGTATGTTTGGCGATGCGGCTTCGCCGCTCCTCGTGCGTTGGGGGCTCATCGTCTTCTCCGCAATTGCCAGCGCTGTAGTTCTTGTGATGATCTGGCGAATGGGTCGTGACTGGAGTCCCGCTTCTCTCGGTCTGGCGCTCATCCTCGGTGGAGCGCTCGGCAATCTCTACGACCGTATCTGGCTGCATTACGTCATCGACTTCCTCGAAGTGACAATCGTTCACTATCACTGGCCCGACTTCAACGTTGCGGACAGCTGCATCTGCATTGGAGCCACCTTGCTCATGATCGAGATCCTCTGGCCCCGTCCCACCGCAACCTCAGAGGCCGCATGA
- the ileS gene encoding isoleucine--tRNA ligase, with translation MEEQQKTSGEAPKPRLLKDTLNLPKTGFSMKANLPLNEPARLAKWTEQDLYGQIRASREGAEKYILHDGPPYANGQIHLGHALNKCIKDFIVKSKTMAGYDAPYVPGWDCHGLPIEIKVDEQLGRKKLEMDSLTVRRLCREYAQKYVDLQRSQFVRMGVLGRWERPYLTMTDAYEAKILSTFYEFYEKGFVYKGLRPVYWCMHDKTALAEAEVEYEMHTSPSVYVRYALTSDAGALDGRLAGKQVFGLIWTTTPWTLPASMAIAFHPELEYAALENTDGAVYIVAAELVNAVKIACHLEDAVEIARFTGARLERATFAHPFLDREILGVMADYVTLEQGTGSVHTAPAHGPDDFATGKKYALSQACDVDDAGRLRNGLPEYDNLNVHKANEPIIELLKTRGALMGREDIKHSYPHCWRCHRPVIYRATEQWFIGMETPVTTVDGLPTTYRQKALDEIAKVTWDPSWGQERISNMIATRPDWCISRQRIWGVPIAVFLCQKCSAPLQDAKINATAVSLFEREGADAWYRYPAEELLPAGTSCGTCGSTEFRKEMDILDVWFESGASWNAVLETEPELRFPADLYTEGGDQHRGWFHSSLLSSVGIRDIAPYKYVATSGWTLDEQRRAFSKSLGNGVDPVAVMDQLGGDIVRLWVASVDFREDVIASVPLMKRLAEEIYRKLRNTFRFLLGNLDGFVPAEDEVAWNDMQPLDKYMLARAAELVKKVRASYDAFEFHRAYHAINEFGNAELSAFYLDVLKDRLYTLAPKSIERRSAQTAIWKITEALVRLTAPVLSFTADEVWEHMPPVEGRESSVHIAFFPKPEDLAPGDTSRLIGHWATLLSLRDKALLTLEAARKEKQIGKALEAKVNLSYDSSQADAVTHHIAALPELFNTSEVEVSAAETSSATTAPATGTKCDRCWRYTHDVGTDSRWPSVCARCAIALEAVGFEPMTAEANA, from the coding sequence ATGGAAGAGCAGCAAAAAACATCTGGGGAGGCGCCGAAGCCGCGCCTCCTGAAAGACACGTTGAACCTGCCAAAGACGGGTTTCAGCATGAAGGCTAACCTTCCGCTGAACGAACCGGCGCGCCTTGCGAAGTGGACGGAACAGGATCTGTACGGCCAGATTCGCGCCTCGCGCGAGGGAGCGGAAAAGTACATTCTGCACGACGGCCCACCGTACGCCAACGGCCAGATCCACCTTGGACATGCCTTGAACAAGTGCATCAAGGACTTCATCGTGAAGTCGAAGACCATGGCGGGCTATGACGCCCCTTATGTCCCGGGATGGGATTGCCACGGCCTGCCGATCGAGATCAAGGTCGACGAGCAACTTGGCCGCAAAAAGCTCGAAATGGACAGCCTGACCGTTCGCAGGCTGTGTCGTGAATATGCGCAGAAATATGTCGACCTTCAGCGTTCGCAGTTTGTCCGCATGGGAGTTCTGGGCCGCTGGGAGCGCCCGTACCTGACGATGACGGACGCCTACGAGGCGAAGATCCTTTCCACATTCTATGAGTTCTACGAAAAAGGGTTCGTCTACAAAGGGCTGCGTCCCGTGTACTGGTGCATGCACGACAAAACCGCTCTCGCCGAGGCTGAAGTCGAGTACGAGATGCACACCTCGCCTTCGGTCTACGTGCGGTACGCCCTGACCAGCGACGCTGGAGCACTCGATGGCCGTCTGGCGGGCAAGCAGGTGTTTGGCCTGATCTGGACGACTACACCCTGGACCCTTCCGGCCTCCATGGCCATCGCTTTTCATCCTGAGTTGGAATACGCTGCTCTGGAAAATACCGACGGAGCCGTTTATATCGTCGCGGCGGAACTCGTGAATGCGGTCAAGATCGCCTGTCACCTGGAAGACGCCGTCGAGATCGCACGCTTCACCGGTGCGCGCCTCGAACGGGCCACCTTTGCGCACCCGTTTCTAGATCGCGAGATCCTCGGCGTCATGGCCGATTACGTCACACTGGAGCAGGGTACCGGCTCCGTGCATACCGCCCCGGCGCACGGCCCGGACGATTTTGCCACGGGTAAGAAGTACGCTCTGTCGCAGGCCTGCGATGTTGACGACGCAGGGCGGTTGCGCAACGGCCTGCCGGAGTACGACAACCTGAACGTCCACAAGGCCAACGAGCCGATCATCGAGTTGCTAAAGACACGCGGCGCGTTGATGGGACGCGAAGATATCAAGCACAGCTATCCGCACTGCTGGCGTTGCCATCGGCCTGTCATCTATCGCGCCACGGAGCAGTGGTTTATCGGCATGGAGACGCCGGTTACGACCGTCGATGGCCTGCCGACGACGTATCGCCAGAAGGCGCTCGACGAGATCGCCAAGGTGACCTGGGATCCATCCTGGGGACAGGAACGGATCAGCAACATGATCGCGACACGCCCGGACTGGTGCATCTCTCGTCAGCGTATCTGGGGTGTGCCGATTGCGGTCTTCCTCTGCCAGAAGTGCAGTGCGCCGCTGCAGGACGCAAAGATCAACGCGACCGCCGTCAGCCTTTTTGAAAGGGAAGGTGCGGATGCGTGGTATCGCTACCCAGCGGAGGAGCTTCTGCCTGCCGGAACCTCGTGCGGCACCTGCGGTTCCACCGAATTCCGCAAGGAGATGGACATCCTGGATGTCTGGTTTGAATCCGGCGCGAGCTGGAACGCCGTGCTGGAGACGGAACCTGAGCTTCGCTTCCCTGCCGACCTCTACACAGAGGGCGGCGACCAGCATCGCGGCTGGTTCCACTCTTCCCTGCTGTCGTCCGTCGGCATCCGCGATATCGCGCCGTACAAGTACGTCGCAACCTCGGGCTGGACACTGGACGAACAGCGTCGCGCCTTCTCGAAGTCGCTTGGCAACGGTGTCGATCCTGTCGCCGTGATGGATCAACTCGGCGGAGATATCGTCCGCCTCTGGGTGGCGTCGGTCGACTTCCGCGAAGACGTGATCGCTTCGGTCCCTTTGATGAAGCGTCTCGCCGAAGAGATCTATCGGAAGCTGCGCAATACCTTCCGTTTCCTTCTGGGAAATCTGGATGGCTTTGTTCCCGCTGAAGATGAGGTCGCCTGGAACGATATGCAGCCACTGGACAAATACATGCTGGCCCGCGCTGCGGAATTGGTGAAAAAGGTTCGCGCTTCGTACGACGCCTTTGAGTTTCATCGTGCGTATCACGCGATCAACGAGTTTGGTAACGCAGAACTCAGCGCTTTCTATTTGGATGTCTTGAAGGACCGGCTTTACACGCTGGCGCCGAAATCCATCGAACGGCGCAGTGCACAGACGGCGATCTGGAAGATCACCGAAGCGCTTGTACGCCTCACTGCTCCAGTGCTTTCGTTCACAGCGGACGAAGTCTGGGAGCACATGCCTCCCGTCGAAGGCCGTGAGAGTAGCGTGCACATTGCGTTTTTCCCCAAGCCGGAAGACCTCGCTCCTGGCGATACTTCTCGTCTCATCGGGCACTGGGCGACACTCCTCAGCTTGCGCGACAAGGCACTTCTGACCCTCGAAGCCGCACGCAAGGAAAAACAGATTGGTAAGGCGCTCGAAGCGAAGGTCAACCTCAGCTATGACTCTTCGCAAGCAGATGCTGTCACTCATCACATCGCTGCGCTTCCGGAGCTCTTCAACACTTCAGAAGTTGAGGTGAGTGCCGCGGAGACCTCTTCTGCGACGACTGCACCAGCCACTGGAACCAAGTGTGATCGTTGCTGGCGCTACACCCACGATGTGGGTACAGATAGCCGCTGGCCATCCGTTTGCGCGCGCTGCGCTATTGCACTGGAAGCTGTGGGCTTTGAGCCCATGACTGCGGAGGCAAACGCCTAA
- a CDS encoding energy transducer TonB, giving the protein MANTLMTPPEVEREDKTIDRHSADYEPHLGVDPELEGESVFASLWSNLRDVFFPTKLPPLQLESKPIAVVDRMAVKRDPVSTGVAVVFHALIILLLFWVGHRILTAPTPVAKKVAAVDLNAPVPKVITKPSLKAMGGGGGAHDMAPVSKGRLPKFAKEQIVPPSRPPEIPPKLAVDPTLVMQPNMKMTNNNMPNLGDPRSPNVGVSLGNGGHGGIGSGNGSGLGPGEGGGTGGGVFQIGGGISAPILVYQPDPEFSEEARKAKFQGEVLVNLVVDATGRPTRVRVIRPVGMGLDEKALEAVRQYKFKPARKGTQAVAVELNVAVNFQIF; this is encoded by the coding sequence ATGGCAAATACTTTGATGACTCCTCCCGAAGTCGAACGTGAAGATAAAACGATCGATCGTCATAGTGCAGACTATGAACCGCACCTTGGCGTTGACCCCGAACTTGAGGGCGAAAGCGTCTTTGCGTCGCTCTGGTCGAATCTTCGCGATGTCTTTTTCCCCACAAAGCTACCGCCGCTTCAACTTGAGTCGAAACCGATCGCCGTCGTAGACCGCATGGCGGTCAAACGCGATCCCGTCTCGACCGGCGTTGCTGTAGTCTTCCACGCGCTGATTATTCTTCTGCTCTTTTGGGTGGGTCATCGCATTCTGACGGCACCAACCCCGGTGGCGAAGAAAGTAGCCGCCGTTGATCTGAATGCGCCCGTTCCCAAAGTGATCACCAAACCCTCGCTAAAGGCAATGGGCGGCGGAGGTGGAGCGCATGACATGGCTCCCGTCAGCAAGGGCCGTCTTCCGAAGTTTGCGAAAGAACAGATCGTACCACCGAGCCGTCCTCCTGAGATTCCACCCAAACTCGCGGTAGATCCGACACTGGTCATGCAGCCCAACATGAAGATGACCAATAACAACATGCCGAACCTCGGCGATCCCCGTTCTCCGAACGTCGGTGTCTCGCTGGGTAATGGCGGTCACGGTGGCATAGGTTCTGGCAACGGATCGGGCCTCGGGCCGGGTGAAGGCGGCGGTACGGGTGGGGGAGTCTTCCAGATCGGCGGCGGAATCTCCGCACCGATTCTGGTCTATCAACCCGATCCCGAGTTCTCCGAAGAGGCCCGCAAGGCCAAATTCCAGGGCGAAGTGCTCGTAAACCTCGTTGTAGACGCGACCGGCAGGCCGACGCGTGTGCGAGTGATTCGACCGGTAGGGATGGGCTTGGATGAAAAGGCGCTCGAAGCCGTTCGCCAGTACAAGTTCAAGCCAGCCCGCAAGGGAACCCAGGCCGTCGCGGTGGAACTGAACGTCGCGGTAAACTTCCAGATCTTCTAG
- a CDS encoding class IV adenylate cyclase has translation MVASEIELKFVVPNARAFHDRVLASGFLLKTPRTMERNSLFDTEERSLRGKKQVLRLRQYGDIWTLTHKRPTDALAEQESLRYKFRRETETTIEDGEAMGAVFIELGYRPVFRYEKFRTEFVDANGGGAVVLDETPIGVFAEAEGEPAWIEQTVEKLGVPAEACFTESYGKMFEDWQRRTGSSALNMTFDEVQADAERAATVS, from the coding sequence ATGGTGGCTTCGGAGATTGAGCTCAAATTCGTCGTGCCGAACGCACGCGCCTTTCATGACCGCGTTCTAGCTTCGGGCTTCCTTCTTAAAACGCCGCGCACAATGGAGCGAAATTCCCTGTTCGATACAGAGGAACGCTCCCTTCGCGGGAAAAAACAGGTGCTGCGGCTACGGCAGTATGGAGACATCTGGACGCTCACCCATAAGCGACCAACCGACGCCCTCGCCGAGCAGGAATCACTTCGTTACAAGTTCCGCCGTGAGACAGAAACCACCATCGAAGACGGCGAAGCGATGGGTGCCGTCTTCATTGAGCTTGGTTACCGCCCAGTCTTTCGTTATGAGAAATTTCGCACCGAGTTTGTCGATGCCAACGGCGGCGGCGCGGTAGTGCTGGACGAGACGCCCATCGGCGTCTTTGCCGAGGCTGAAGGCGAACCTGCGTGGATTGAGCAAACGGTGGAAAAACTCGGCGTTCCTGCGGAGGCCTGCTTCACCGAAAGCTACGGCAAGATGTTCGAGGACTGGCAGCGGCGCACCGGAAGCAGCGCGCTGAATATGACCTTCGACGAAGTACAGGCAGACGCAGAAAGGGCCGCCACGGTTTCGTGA
- a CDS encoding L-threonylcarbamoyladenylate synthase has protein sequence MPAGRCNTLQLTVEDLDRAATILREGGTVAFPTETVYGLGANALDAAAVEKIFAAKQRPHWDPLIVHLSSLEILSAIVSSISARARLLMEAFWPGPLTLLLARNPALPLAVTAGRELVGVRMPAHPMALDLIRRAGVPVAAPSANLFGHVSPTSAAHVLEDLDGAIDAIVDGGSTSVGVESTVLDPNTSPMMLYRPGAITLEQIVAVAGPTVRYQPVDTLDGAKHESLPSPGIGIRHYAPRARVVLVQDEDELHRIFQQMKTERVGVLLPTEWKIPSQSIEAVIWGSWNDTTALAHTLFEGLRTLDTRGVEIILCPLPREGSGPLAEAIRDRLMKAAKTS, from the coding sequence ATGCCTGCTGGAAGGTGCAATACGCTGCAATTGACTGTCGAAGATCTGGATCGCGCCGCCACAATTCTGCGCGAAGGCGGCACTGTGGCCTTTCCAACAGAGACCGTCTACGGCCTGGGAGCCAATGCACTCGACGCGGCAGCGGTGGAAAAAATCTTTGCGGCCAAGCAGCGACCCCACTGGGATCCGTTGATTGTGCATCTCTCCAGCCTGGAAATACTAAGTGCCATCGTTTCTTCGATTTCCGCGCGAGCACGCCTGCTTATGGAAGCATTTTGGCCGGGGCCTCTCACACTCCTCCTGGCACGCAACCCCGCCCTTCCGCTCGCGGTCACTGCTGGGCGAGAACTGGTGGGGGTCCGAATGCCCGCGCACCCGATGGCTCTCGATCTCATTCGCCGTGCCGGAGTTCCGGTGGCCGCGCCCAGCGCCAACCTCTTCGGCCACGTCAGTCCAACCTCGGCAGCCCATGTTCTTGAAGACCTGGATGGAGCCATCGACGCCATCGTAGATGGCGGTTCTACCTCGGTCGGAGTCGAATCCACAGTACTCGACCCCAACACGTCACCCATGATGCTTTATCGCCCCGGTGCCATCACACTGGAGCAGATCGTCGCGGTCGCAGGTCCGACGGTGAGATATCAGCCTGTCGACACTTTGGATGGAGCCAAGCACGAAAGCCTGCCTTCTCCGGGCATAGGCATACGGCACTACGCTCCACGAGCCAGAGTTGTTCTGGTGCAGGACGAAGACGAGCTTCATCGTATCTTCCAGCAAATGAAGACCGAACGTGTGGGTGTTTTGTTGCCGACGGAGTGGAAGATTCCCTCTCAGTCCATTGAAGCGGTAATCTGGGGCTCCTGGAACGACACGACCGCCCTTGCGCACACTCTCTTCGAGGGATTGCGGACACTAGATACACGAGGCGTGGAAATCATCCTCTGCCCTCTACCGCGAGAGGGAAGCGGGCCACTCGCGGAGGCCATCCGCGACCGCCTGATGAAGGCCGCAAAGACTTCCTAG
- a CDS encoding ATP-binding protein, translating to MGALGSFTDFVGNDEAVQNLRTSIAAGRLPHSLILGGPAGAGKYTLAIMLAQALNCERQPREMWSNGQTLASFCGVCDNCVRIAESADLQPLIDAAIAAREEMRETDKKETRVLIQTHPDVLIIPPDPPQLLIKLGQVRRVITGAQRAPSQAPRKVFIFTSSSFMKEAANSLLKVLEEPPDFAHIFLLADNPGELLPTIRSRCGLVRLGAVPAEELEMVLAERRPEWKPNQRSLVARLAQGAVGKALGFDVATYSAARADALVMLRGATLEGEHTALFRMTETYRAGAEGQQKTTAMLGAMSSVLEDVLMLISGTPERLRNVDIRGELEAMAGTIDFAWIERAVRGMDQVRSGMRRNLLRSLSLDAFAEEMAGVRR from the coding sequence GTGGGCGCGCTTGGGAGTTTCACCGATTTCGTAGGCAATGATGAGGCAGTCCAGAACCTGCGGACGTCCATCGCCGCCGGACGCCTTCCCCATTCTTTGATCCTTGGCGGACCTGCGGGCGCTGGAAAATATACCCTCGCCATCATGCTGGCGCAGGCACTGAACTGCGAGCGGCAGCCCCGGGAGATGTGGTCCAACGGGCAAACGCTCGCCAGCTTCTGCGGTGTCTGCGATAACTGCGTCCGAATCGCCGAATCTGCCGATCTTCAGCCGCTGATTGACGCCGCCATTGCCGCCCGCGAAGAAATGCGCGAGACGGACAAGAAAGAGACGCGTGTACTTATTCAGACACATCCCGACGTGCTGATTATCCCGCCGGACCCTCCACAACTGCTCATCAAGCTCGGACAGGTTCGCCGCGTTATCACCGGGGCGCAGCGTGCTCCCTCGCAAGCTCCTCGTAAGGTCTTTATCTTCACGTCTTCTTCCTTCATGAAAGAGGCGGCGAATTCTCTGCTTAAGGTGCTCGAAGAGCCACCTGACTTTGCGCATATTTTTCTGCTTGCGGACAATCCCGGAGAACTTCTGCCCACGATCCGGTCGCGCTGCGGCTTGGTACGTCTGGGTGCTGTTCCCGCGGAGGAACTGGAGATGGTATTGGCCGAACGGCGTCCGGAGTGGAAGCCAAATCAACGGTCCCTAGTGGCAAGGCTTGCTCAAGGCGCTGTGGGTAAGGCGTTGGGATTTGATGTGGCGACCTACTCTGCGGCCCGTGCGGACGCTCTCGTGATGTTGCGCGGAGCGACGCTCGAAGGCGAACATACCGCGCTCTTCCGCATGACAGAGACCTACCGCGCCGGGGCTGAGGGGCAACAGAAGACCACCGCCATGCTGGGCGCCATGTCGAGCGTTCTGGAGGATGTACTGATGCTGATCTCCGGTACGCCGGAACGGCTGCGGAACGTCGATATTCGCGGCGAACTCGAAGCGATGGCGGGAACAATCGACTTTGCATGGATCGAACGCGCCGTGCGCGGCATGGACCAGGTACGCAGCGGAATGCGCCGCAATCTTCTCCGATCCCTGTCTCTGGACGCGTTTGCGGAAGAGATGGCCGGAGTTCGCCGCTAG
- a CDS encoding HAD family hydrolase, translated as MLPSPTFDLPAVGQTLMIDADDTLWENNHLFDRAIASFVTFLDHKTHTPDEVRDHLNRIEHDRVRLHGYGLASFRKSLVICFEELSGEVVTEAHRTEIDRFTALITESPIELLPEVDTTLAYLAGRHRLLLVTKGAEEEQVRKLERSGLADYFDGVEVLSEKHVEAYLELRHRHACEAATTWMIGNSPKSDVNPALAAGLNAVLVPHANTWVLEHEKLSDAPEGQRLLTVDRFTDLRLHF; from the coding sequence ATGCTTCCCTCGCCTACTTTCGACCTGCCAGCCGTCGGACAAACGCTCATGATCGATGCGGACGATACGCTCTGGGAGAACAACCATCTCTTTGACCGCGCAATCGCATCGTTTGTCACTTTTCTCGACCACAAGACGCATACGCCGGATGAGGTACGCGATCATCTCAATCGCATCGAGCATGATCGTGTCCGTCTGCACGGATACGGTCTCGCCAGCTTTCGCAAGTCGCTCGTGATCTGCTTTGAAGAATTGAGCGGCGAGGTGGTGACCGAAGCACATCGCACGGAGATCGATCGTTTTACGGCCCTCATCACTGAGAGTCCGATCGAACTTCTTCCGGAGGTGGATACGACGCTCGCCTATCTTGCAGGTCGGCACCGCCTGCTTCTTGTGACCAAGGGCGCAGAAGAGGAGCAGGTGAGAAAGCTGGAGCGATCCGGTCTGGCAGATTATTTCGATGGCGTGGAAGTTCTGAGCGAAAAACATGTGGAGGCCTACCTCGAATTGAGGCACCGGCATGCCTGCGAAGCTGCAACAACCTGGATGATTGGGAATTCACCCAAGAGCGACGTCAATCCTGCACTGGCTGCTGGTTTGAATGCGGTGCTGGTTCCCCATGCCAACACGTGGGTCCTTGAGCACGAGAAGCTGTCCGACGCTCCCGAGGGCCAGCGGCTTCTGACTGTGGATCGCTTTACGGACCTCCGTCTGCACTTTTGA